A DNA window from Macadamia integrifolia cultivar HAES 741 chromosome 4, SCU_Mint_v3, whole genome shotgun sequence contains the following coding sequences:
- the LOC122077068 gene encoding polyamine oxidase 1-like, giving the protein MEYPGANALLVTVTDDESRRIEQQPDSATKAEIMKVLRDMFGNHIPEATDILVPKWWSNRFFKGTFSNWPIGVSRYEFDQIRAQVGRVYFTGEHTSEHYNGYVHGAYLAGIDSANMMINCIKKKMCKFQNLPKGT; this is encoded by the exons ATGGAGTACCCAGGAGCCAATGCCCTTCTAGTAACTGTAACCGATGACGAATCAAGAAGGATAGAGCAGCAACCAGATTCTGCAACGAAGGCTGAGATCATGAAGGTGTTGCGAGATATGTTCGGCAATCACATCCCTGAGGCCACAGATATATTGGTCCCAAAATGGTGGTCGAACCGGTTCTTCAAAGGAACTTTCTCAAATTGGCCCATTGGAGTCAGCCGTTACGAGTTCGACCAGATAAGG gcacAAGTTGGAAGGGTGTATTTCACAGGAGAGCACACTAGTGAGCACTACAATGGATATGTGCATGGTGCATACCTTGCAG GTATTGACTCTGCAAATATGATGATCAACTGCATCAAGAAGAAAATGTGCAAATTCCAGAACCTGCCTAAAGGGACTTAA
- the LOC122077067 gene encoding formate dehydrogenase, mitochondrial-like isoform X1, whose amino-acid sequence MIYSFCFLSCRTQASSESKKIVGVFYKANENAALNPDFMGDVETALGIREWLESKGHQYIVTDDKEGPDCELEKLLPDLHVLISTPFHPAYVTAERIAKAKNLQLLLTAGVGSDHIDLKAAAAAGLTVAEVTGSNVVSVAEDELMRILILVRNFVAGYNQVVNGDWNVAGISYRSYDLEGKTVGTVGAGRIGKLLLQRLKPFNCNVLYHDRIKMDPELEAQTGAKFEEDLDAMLPKCDVVVLNMPLTEKTKGLFNKEKIALMKKGVLIVNNARGAIMDAEAVAEACSSGQIGGYSGDVWYPQPAPKDHPWRYMPNQAMTPHISGTTIDAQLRYAAGTKDMLDRFFKGEDFPEQNYIVKEGKIASQYQ is encoded by the exons ATGATTTACTCATTCTGCTTCCTTTCTTGTCGCACACAGGCATCCTCTGAAAGCAAGAAAATAGTGGGAGTTTTCTACAAGGCTAACGAGAATGCCGCTCTGAATCCCGACTTTATGGGTGATGTGGAGACAGCTTTGGGCATAAGAGAGTGGCTGGAATCTAAAGGCCATCAGTACATAGTCACTGATGACAAAGAAGGGCCTGATTGTG AACTTGAAAAGCTTCTTCCTGATCTCCATGTTCTAATATCAACCCCTTTCCACCCGGCATATGTTACTGCTGAGAGGATTGCAAAAGCCAAAAATTTACAACTTCTTTTAACTGCTGGAGTTGGTTCTGATCACATTGACCTAAAAgcagctgctgctgctggtCTAACTGTTGCAGAAGTCACTGGAAGTAATGTTGTTTCAGTTGCAGAAGATGAGCTCATGAGAATCCTGATCCTCGTAAGGAATTTCGTCGCTGGTTACAATCAGGTGGTTAATGGGGATTGGAATGTTGCGGGTATTTCGTATAGATCATATGACCTTGAAGGGAAGACAGTAGGAACAGTTGGTGCAGGACGTATTGGTAAACTTTTGCTTCAGCGCTTGAAGCCTTTCAACTGTAATGTCCTCTATCATGATCGGATCAAGATGGACCCAGAATTGGAGGCTCAGACGGGAGCAAAGTTTGAGGAGGATCTTGATGCAATGCTTCCGAAGTGTGACGTAGTTGTTCTTAACATGCCACTTACGGAGAAAACAAA AGGGTTGTTTAACAAAGAAAAGATTGCACTGATGAAAAAGGGAGTTCTGATTGTGAATAATGCTCGAGGGGCAATTATGGATGCTGAGGCAGTTGCTGAAGCGTGCTCCAGTGGGCAGATTGGAG GTTATAGTGGAGATGTGTGGTACCCTCAACCAGCTCCCAAAGATCATCCATGGAGATACATGCCAAACCAGGCAATGACACCTCATATTTCTGGCACCACAATTGATGCTCAG TTGAGGTATGCTGCTGGAACCAAGGACATGCTGGACAGGTTCTTCAAGGGAGAAGACTTCCCTGAACAAAATTACATTGTTAAGGAAGGTAAAATCGCCAGCCAGTATCAGTGA
- the LOC122075426 gene encoding formate dehydrogenase 1, mitochondrial-like encodes MLISLSDNQWKNSDSAMEYVGLFNKEKIALMKKGVLIVNNARGAIMDAEAVAEACSSGQIGGYSGDVWYPQPAPKDHPWRYMPNQAMTPHISGTTIDAQLRYAAGTKDMLDRFFKGEDFPEQNYIVKEGKIASQYQ; translated from the exons ATGTTGATCTCTTTAAGTGATAACCAGTGGAAAAATTCAGACTCTGCCATGGAATatgt AGGGTTGTTTAACAAAGAAAAGATTGCACTGATGAAAAAGGGAGTTCTGATTGTGAATAATGCTCGAGGGGCAATTATGGATGCTGAGGCAGTTGCTGAAGCGTGCTCCAGTGGGCAGATTGGAG GTTATAGTGGAGATGTGTGGTACCCTCAACCAGCTCCCAAAGATCATCCATGGAGATACATGCCAAACCAGGCAATGACACCTCATATTTCTGGCACCACAATTGATGCTCAG TTGAGGTATGCTGCTGGAACCAAGGACATGCTGGACAGGTTCTTCAAGGGAGAAGACTTCCCTGAACAAAATTACATTGTTAAGGAAGGTAAAATCGCCAGCCAGTATCAGTGA
- the LOC122077067 gene encoding formate dehydrogenase, mitochondrial-like isoform X2: MAASSESKKIVGVFYKANENAALNPDFMGDVETALGIREWLESKGHQYIVTDDKEGPDCELEKLLPDLHVLISTPFHPAYVTAERIAKAKNLQLLLTAGVGSDHIDLKAAAAAGLTVAEVTGSNVVSVAEDELMRILILVRNFVAGYNQVVNGDWNVAGISYRSYDLEGKTVGTVGAGRIGKLLLQRLKPFNCNVLYHDRIKMDPELEAQTGAKFEEDLDAMLPKCDVVVLNMPLTEKTKGLFNKEKIALMKKGVLIVNNARGAIMDAEAVAEACSSGQIGGYSGDVWYPQPAPKDHPWRYMPNQAMTPHISGTTIDAQLRYAAGTKDMLDRFFKGEDFPEQNYIVKEGKIASQYQ; this comes from the exons ATGGCT GCATCCTCTGAAAGCAAGAAAATAGTGGGAGTTTTCTACAAGGCTAACGAGAATGCCGCTCTGAATCCCGACTTTATGGGTGATGTGGAGACAGCTTTGGGCATAAGAGAGTGGCTGGAATCTAAAGGCCATCAGTACATAGTCACTGATGACAAAGAAGGGCCTGATTGTG AACTTGAAAAGCTTCTTCCTGATCTCCATGTTCTAATATCAACCCCTTTCCACCCGGCATATGTTACTGCTGAGAGGATTGCAAAAGCCAAAAATTTACAACTTCTTTTAACTGCTGGAGTTGGTTCTGATCACATTGACCTAAAAgcagctgctgctgctggtCTAACTGTTGCAGAAGTCACTGGAAGTAATGTTGTTTCAGTTGCAGAAGATGAGCTCATGAGAATCCTGATCCTCGTAAGGAATTTCGTCGCTGGTTACAATCAGGTGGTTAATGGGGATTGGAATGTTGCGGGTATTTCGTATAGATCATATGACCTTGAAGGGAAGACAGTAGGAACAGTTGGTGCAGGACGTATTGGTAAACTTTTGCTTCAGCGCTTGAAGCCTTTCAACTGTAATGTCCTCTATCATGATCGGATCAAGATGGACCCAGAATTGGAGGCTCAGACGGGAGCAAAGTTTGAGGAGGATCTTGATGCAATGCTTCCGAAGTGTGACGTAGTTGTTCTTAACATGCCACTTACGGAGAAAACAAA AGGGTTGTTTAACAAAGAAAAGATTGCACTGATGAAAAAGGGAGTTCTGATTGTGAATAATGCTCGAGGGGCAATTATGGATGCTGAGGCAGTTGCTGAAGCGTGCTCCAGTGGGCAGATTGGAG GTTATAGTGGAGATGTGTGGTACCCTCAACCAGCTCCCAAAGATCATCCATGGAGATACATGCCAAACCAGGCAATGACACCTCATATTTCTGGCACCACAATTGATGCTCAG TTGAGGTATGCTGCTGGAACCAAGGACATGCTGGACAGGTTCTTCAAGGGAGAAGACTTCCCTGAACAAAATTACATTGTTAAGGAAGGTAAAATCGCCAGCCAGTATCAGTGA